A region from the Rhodamnia argentea isolate NSW1041297 chromosome 7, ASM2092103v1, whole genome shotgun sequence genome encodes:
- the LOC115737840 gene encoding DNA polymerase delta small subunit — MEIDPASTLQRKQSAYHSLDETFEIQKEVYRGQQYSQIYFARLHMLRTLLYSLVPSWKPHVPVCTVLGLEGGKECIIVGTLYKHMKLKPTILDEYSKERSAAPLVKRHNFMHPDDHLVLEDESGRVKLGGSLLSPTSYVTGVVVALHGKETDAGDFLVQDVLEAGLPSQLEFPLKSREDKYVVLVSGLSIGSSTCNPLQFQLLVDHITGHLGDEQEQGIAAEIVHVVIAGNSVEIPHGILNRQNLASKDLSRLSEPIKELDILLTQIAAGLPLDIMPGPNDPANFALPQQPLNRCLFPGSSAYNTFRSCTNPHCFELDNIRFLGTSGQNIEDLEKYSEAKNKLEFVERTLRWRHLAPTTPNTLGCYPFTDRDPFLIESCPHVYFVGNQDEYETQLVEGSEGQLVRLICIPKFCETGTAVVLNLRNLECHTLTFGTSV, encoded by the exons ATGGAAATCGATCCGGCGAGCACCCTTCAGCGGAAGCAGTCCGCCTACCACTCCCTG GATGAAACGTTCGAGATACAGAAGGAGGTGTACAGGGGTCAACAGTACAGTCAGATTTACTTCGCTCGTCTCCACATGTTGCGTACTCTCCTCTACTCTCTCGTTCCCAGTTGGAAACCCCATGTCCCCG TTTGCACTGTACTGGGGTTAGAAGGTGGCAAGGAATGCATTATTGTTGGTACTTTATACAAGCACATGAAGCTTAAACCTACTATACTTGATGAATACTCCAAAGAG aggtctGCTGCTCCACTTGTGAAGCGCCACAACTTCATGCACCCTGATGATCATCTTGTGTTAGAAGATGAGAGTGGCAGAGTAAAGCTTGGTGGGAGTTTGCTTTCACCTACTTCATATGTGACAG GTGTTGTTGTTGCTTTGCATGGGAAGGAAACTGATGCTGGTGACTTCCTAGTCCAAGATGTCCTTGAAGCAGGCCTACCATCTCAGTTGGAGTTTCCTCTTAAGTCGA GAGAAGACAAATATGTCGTTCTTGTGTCTGGGCTTAGCATCGGGAGCAGCACTTGTAACCCCCTCCAGTTTCAGCTTCTTGTTGATCATATAACTGGGCATCTTGGGGATGAACAG GAGCAAGGTATTGCAGCGGAAATTGTTCATGTTGTAATTGCTGGAAATTCAGTTGAAATCCCACATGGAATTCTTAACAGACAG AATTTGGCTTCTAAGGACCTATCAAGATTGTCTGAACCAATTAAAGAGCTTGACATATTGCTAACGCAG ATAGCTGCAGGGTTGCCTTTGGATATCATGCCAGGGCCAAATGACCCTGCAAACTTTGCCTTGCCTCAGCAG CCTCTCAACAGATGCCTTTTCCCCGGTTCATCAGCATACAACACTTTTAGATCTTGTACAAATCCTCATTGTTTTGAGCTTGACAATATAAG GTTTCTTGGAACATCAGGTCAAAACATCGAGGATCTAGAGAAGTACTCTGAAGCAAAAAATAAGCTTGAATTTGTGGAAAGAACATTGAGATGGAGACATCTTGCACCAACAACACCTAATACTCTGG GCTGCTATCCTTTCACCGATAGGGATCCTTTCCTAATTGAGAGTTGCCCTCATGTTTATTTTGTTGGGAATCAGGATGAATATGAGACACAGTTGGTAGAAG GATCAGAAGGGCAGTTGGTGAGACTCATTTGCATTCCTAAATTTTGTGAGACAGGAACTGCAGTTGTG CTAAACTTGAGAAACCTCGAGTGCCACACACTCACTTTTGGGACTTCAGTCTAG
- the LOC115737771 gene encoding tubulin-folding cofactor E, whose protein sequence is MQDTSGESPGEAFNLDQRVHSAGDSRRIGTVKYVGPVEGHGGIWFGVDWDNGEGKHDGSINGARYFQAKSERSGSFVRIQSLSGGISLLEALYLRYRGESTKEGEDGMYVLSTSNKRVSVELVGMDKIQDKLSRFEELKSASLPYLGVSSLGEPCKISATIPNLKELDLTGNLLSEWKDVGMLCETLPTLTVLNLSNNLMRKNATGLTRLYHLRVLVLNNTRISWEQVDLLKQSLPSIEELHLMGNNISTIESGPSFVGGGFDSLRLLNLENNSIADWEEIVKLSQLRSLEQIHLNKNKLKRIFYPGKDSFGRRLNQYDIHNESFKPFQNLRCLLLGNNCIEDLEFLDSLNYFPKLVDIRLSENPIADPAKGGVPRFVLVARLARVEVLNGSEVSARERKESEIRYVRLVMSRHGVNPEEMKRLHPRFMELKDFHGIEDERTSITSAEPKKMSSGLISITLKCVAASMGEKPLQTKKLPASITVGKLKLLCESVFKLKSARPKLYLQEEGSPLPMLLDDEMASLVDLGIDSSSIILIDEET, encoded by the exons ATGCAAGACACATCGGGCGAGTCACCGGGTGAAGCCTTCAACCTCGATCAGCGAGTTCACTCAGCCGGCGATTCCCGTCGAATTGGGACGGTTAAGTACGTCGGACCGGTGGAGGGCCACGGCGGGATATGGTTCGGGGTCGATTGGGACAATGGCGAGGGCAAACACGACGGGTCGATCAATGGGGCCCGTTATTTCCAGGCCAAATCCGAGAGGTCCGGGTCATTTGTTCGGATCCAGAGCTTGAGTGGCGGCATTTCTTTGTTAGAGGCTCTCTACCTCAGATACCGCGGCGAGTCTACTAAGGAAGGGGAGG ATGGCATGTACGTCCTCTCAACAAGTAACAAGCGTGTATCCGTTGAGCTTGTTGGCATGGATAAGATACAGGACAAATTAAGCCGGTTTGAGGAGCTGAAATCTGCATCGCTACCATACTTAGGCGTTAGCTCTTTGGGTGAACCATGCAAAATCAGTGCCACTATACCAA ATTTGAAGGAGCTAGATTTGACAGGAAATTTGCTTTCTGAGTGGAAG GATGTTGGCATGCTATGTGAAACTTTACCAACTCTCACTGTCCTTAATTTGTCTAACAATTTAATGAGAAAGAATGCTACTGGCTTGACGAGGTTATATCACTTACGTGTACTAGTCTTGAACAATACGCGCATAAGTTGGGAGCAG GTTGATTTGCTCAAACAGTCACTTCCATCAATTGAAGAGTTGCATCTGATGGGAAATAACATAAGCACAATTGAA TCAGGGCCATCCTTCGTAGGTGGGGGTTTTGATTCTCTTCGGCTTCTCAACTTGGAAAATAACTCTATAGCTGACTGGGAGGAAATTGTGAAGCTTTCCCAGCTTAGAAG CCTGGAGCAGATACATTTGAACAAGAACAAGTTGAAGCGGATATTTTACCCTGGCAAAGATTCATTTGGCAGAAGGCTGAATCAATATGACATTCATAATGAGAGCTTTAAGCCATTCCAAAATTTACGTTGTCTTCTTCTGG GGAACAATTGCATTGAAGATCTGGAATTTCTCGACTCGCTGAACTATTTCCCTAAGCTGGTG GACATTAGGCTTTCTGAAAATCCAATCGCTGATCCTGCAAAAGGTGGTGTCCCAAGATTTGTCCTGGTTGCTCGTTTAGCAAGAGTTGAAGTACTAAATGGGAGTGAG GTCAGTGCTCGAGAAAGGAAGGAGTCTGAGATACG GTATGTTCGCCTTGTTATGTCCAGGCACGGGGTCAACCCAGAGGAAATGAAGCGTCTCCATCCCAG ATTTATGGAGCTCAAGGATTTTCATGGAATAGAAGATGAAAGGACATCAATTACATCAGCAGAACCCAAGAAAATGTCTTCAGGACTTATAT CAATCACTTTGAAATGCGTTGCAGCATCCATGGGTGAGAAGCCCTTACAAACAAAGAAATTGCCAGCCAGTATCACG GTTGGAAAGCTGAAGCTTCTCTGTGAAAGCGTTTTTAAATTAAAGTCCGCTAGGCCAAAATTATATCTACAAGAAGAG